One genomic window of Methanosarcina acetivorans C2A includes the following:
- a CDS encoding cation-translocating P-type ATPase codes for MKKELDENKNQICSPQGDEHLISYSEFLQRLGVNENGLSEQEAARRLKECGPNVLEESGKESIFKRYIRQFRNFFSILLTVGALLSFLGEYLDPGEGNLYIGIALIGVVFLNGTFTFVQEYQAAKTMESFRQLLPPHAKVFRDGKVKDILASELVVGDVILLEEGDKVPADGRLIETNALKVDNSALTGESEPQLRSIECTHENMLECRNMVFSGTLVQSGNGKAIVFGTGQDTQIGSLATLTEQTTSVDTPIRKELNHFIKIISAIAIFLGITFFLLAFFLQDIFLASLIFAIGIIVANVPEGLLPTVTLALSLASRRMATRNALIKQLESVETLGSTTVICTDKTGTLTQNRMAVNSLILGFESLEREKPSSPQEGGESGSKELTGNPGWAPEKIPPVFIRVAGLCNNAKLYEAPPGYTGDPTEGALLVFANGFVDVKALQREYPRQEEFPFDSLTRRMEVVCRTPEDKLEVYLKGAPEVVVQMCGSILESGEIRKLDEAGQKELLGRHLKLAEKGERIIALAFRQADAQKEYTGDFIFLGFIGIIDPPRPEAREAIAKCHAAGIKVVMITGDHPVTAESIARDVGLAAFGTPEIITGDELKSLSRTELASRLKNPSIVFARTSPVQKLKIVQLFQAEGEIVTMTGDGVNDAPAIKNADMGVAMGSGTDVAREAADMVLLDDNFATIVNAVEEGRTVFDNIKKFIAYILTSNIPEILPFIAFVLLSIPLPMPVQLILAIDLGTDILPAIALGVEKGEGDIMKRPPRPRDEKLLTSQVLLTSYGVKGPIEAAAGFFCYFAVLFGGGWTYGEQLANNNPIYMQAITAFFSAIIICQIANVFVSRTRFQSVFSMGFFSNRMVLLGIASELLILALIIWNPVANLIFNTAPIDFKYMLLAVPFAVFLLGVDELRKYLLRKNVSWVARFFKW; via the coding sequence ATGAAAAAGGAGCTGGATGAAAATAAAAATCAGATATGCTCTCCTCAGGGCGACGAACATTTAATTTCTTACTCTGAATTCCTGCAGAGGTTAGGTGTAAATGAAAACGGGCTCAGTGAACAGGAAGCTGCCCGCAGACTCAAGGAGTGCGGTCCAAATGTCCTTGAAGAAAGCGGAAAAGAAAGTATATTTAAGAGATACATCCGGCAGTTCCGTAACTTTTTCTCCATCCTGCTGACCGTAGGAGCTCTTCTATCTTTTCTTGGCGAATACCTTGACCCGGGGGAGGGAAATCTATATATAGGAATTGCTCTTATCGGGGTCGTTTTCCTTAACGGGACTTTCACGTTTGTGCAGGAGTACCAGGCTGCAAAGACAATGGAAAGTTTCCGACAGCTTCTGCCTCCTCATGCAAAAGTCTTCAGGGACGGAAAGGTGAAGGACATCCTGGCTTCAGAGCTTGTTGTAGGGGACGTCATCTTGCTCGAAGAAGGGGATAAGGTCCCTGCAGATGGGCGTTTGATTGAGACCAATGCCCTGAAAGTGGACAATTCCGCCCTGACCGGTGAGTCAGAGCCGCAGTTGCGCTCTATTGAGTGTACTCATGAAAATATGCTGGAATGCCGGAATATGGTCTTTTCCGGAACTCTTGTACAGAGCGGAAACGGTAAAGCCATTGTTTTCGGAACCGGCCAGGATACGCAGATCGGAAGCCTGGCAACGCTTACGGAGCAGACCACCTCCGTGGACACCCCTATTCGAAAAGAACTCAACCATTTCATAAAGATCATTTCAGCAATTGCGATTTTCCTGGGAATTACTTTTTTCCTGCTCGCATTTTTTCTCCAAGATATCTTTCTCGCAAGCCTCATCTTTGCCATAGGAATCATTGTTGCCAATGTCCCAGAGGGGCTCTTGCCTACAGTTACGCTTGCCCTCAGCCTTGCTTCCAGAAGAATGGCTACCCGGAATGCCCTTATAAAGCAGCTTGAGTCCGTAGAGACCCTGGGCTCGACTACTGTGATCTGTACGGACAAGACCGGAACCCTTACCCAGAACAGGATGGCAGTAAATTCTCTTATCCTGGGGTTTGAAAGTCTGGAACGGGAAAAACCTTCCAGTCCTCAGGAAGGCGGTGAATCGGGTTCAAAAGAACTTACAGGGAATCCCGGCTGGGCTCCGGAAAAAATCCCTCCTGTTTTCATAAGGGTTGCAGGGCTCTGCAATAACGCAAAGCTTTACGAAGCTCCTCCCGGATATACTGGCGACCCGACCGAAGGGGCACTTCTCGTTTTTGCAAACGGTTTCGTAGATGTAAAAGCCCTCCAGCGCGAGTATCCGAGGCAGGAAGAGTTTCCTTTCGATTCTCTTACCCGGAGAATGGAAGTTGTCTGCCGCACTCCCGAAGACAAACTTGAGGTCTACCTTAAAGGCGCTCCTGAAGTTGTTGTGCAGATGTGCGGGTCGATTCTGGAGTCCGGAGAAATCCGAAAACTGGATGAAGCCGGGCAAAAAGAGCTTCTTGGCAGACACCTGAAGCTGGCAGAAAAGGGAGAAAGGATAATTGCCCTCGCCTTCAGGCAGGCCGACGCCCAGAAAGAGTATACCGGAGACTTCATTTTCCTTGGCTTCATCGGGATTATAGATCCTCCGCGTCCTGAAGCCAGAGAAGCTATTGCAAAATGCCACGCAGCAGGGATCAAAGTTGTTATGATAACAGGTGACCACCCGGTTACTGCAGAATCAATAGCGAGAGACGTAGGTCTTGCAGCATTCGGGACACCTGAGATCATTACCGGAGACGAATTGAAATCCCTTTCCCGCACAGAGCTTGCATCGCGGCTCAAAAATCCGAGCATTGTTTTTGCCCGGACCTCCCCTGTACAGAAACTGAAAATTGTACAGCTCTTTCAGGCTGAAGGCGAGATCGTGACCATGACCGGCGATGGGGTAAACGATGCTCCTGCGATAAAAAATGCCGATATGGGGGTCGCAATGGGCAGCGGCACGGATGTGGCCCGCGAAGCTGCCGACATGGTACTTCTTGACGATAATTTTGCTACGATAGTAAACGCTGTAGAAGAGGGCAGGACCGTTTTTGATAACATAAAAAAATTCATTGCTTACATCCTTACAAGTAATATCCCCGAGATCCTGCCGTTCATAGCCTTTGTTCTCCTTTCAATTCCCCTTCCTATGCCTGTCCAGCTTATCCTGGCAATCGATCTCGGGACTGACATCCTACCTGCCATTGCACTGGGGGTGGAGAAAGGGGAGGGAGATATTATGAAGAGACCTCCCAGGCCACGGGATGAAAAATTACTGACCTCTCAGGTGCTTTTGACATCCTACGGGGTGAAGGGACCCATAGAAGCTGCAGCAGGTTTCTTCTGTTATTTTGCCGTACTTTTTGGAGGAGGCTGGACTTACGGCGAGCAGCTTGCAAACAACAATCCTATTTACATGCAGGCAATAACCGCTTTCTTCTCAGCCATAATTATCTGCCAGATTGCTAATGTATTTGTTTCAAGAACCCGGTTCCAGTCTGTCTTTTCAATGGGTTTTTTCAGCAATCGCATGGTCCTCCTGGGAATTGCAAGTGAACTCCTGATTCTTGCCCTCATTATCTGGAACCCGGTTGCTAACCTTATCTTCAATACCGCTCCCATTGACTTCAAGTACATGCTGCTTGCCGTTCCTTTTGCAGTTTTCCTACTCGGGGTCGATGAACTCAGGAAGTATCTCCTGAGAAAAAATGTGAGCTGGGTAGCCAGATTCTTTAAATGGTGA
- the mtaA gene encoding methylcobamide:CoM methyltransferase MtaA produces the protein MSEFTLKTRLLAAVKGEPVDKVPVCSVTQTGIVELMDEVGAPWPEAHTNPELMAKLALANYELSGLEAVRVPYCLTVLVEAMGCEINMGTKNRQPSVTGHPFPKALDGAAVPADLLQKGRIPAVLEAIKIIREKVGPDVPIIGGMEGPITVASDLVSVKSFMKWSIKKPDLFEQSLDLATAASIAYANAMVEAGADIIAIADPVASPDLMSPDSFKQYLQPRLQKFSSSVSSVTVLHVCGNVNPILSYMADCGFEGLSVEEKIGSVKKAKEVIGTRARLIGNISSPFTLLPGPVDKIKAESKQALADGVDVLAPGCGIAPMTPLENIKAMVEARNEFYA, from the coding sequence ATGAGCGAATTCACACTCAAAACAAGACTTTTAGCCGCCGTGAAAGGCGAACCTGTTGACAAAGTACCTGTTTGTTCCGTGACCCAGACCGGAATTGTAGAACTTATGGACGAAGTCGGCGCTCCCTGGCCTGAAGCCCACACCAACCCTGAACTGATGGCAAAGCTGGCGCTCGCCAACTACGAGCTCAGCGGACTTGAAGCAGTAAGGGTCCCCTACTGCCTTACTGTCCTTGTCGAAGCCATGGGCTGTGAGATCAACATGGGTACCAAGAACAGGCAGCCCTCAGTTACCGGTCACCCCTTCCCCAAAGCCCTTGATGGTGCAGCCGTGCCTGCAGACCTCCTGCAGAAAGGAAGAATTCCGGCAGTACTCGAAGCAATCAAGATCATCAGGGAAAAAGTAGGCCCTGACGTGCCAATCATCGGCGGGATGGAAGGTCCTATCACAGTCGCATCCGACCTTGTAAGTGTAAAATCCTTCATGAAATGGTCCATTAAAAAACCTGATCTCTTCGAACAGTCTCTTGACCTCGCAACCGCAGCTTCAATTGCGTATGCAAACGCCATGGTAGAAGCCGGTGCAGACATTATTGCTATTGCAGACCCTGTAGCATCCCCTGACCTTATGAGCCCTGATTCCTTCAAGCAGTACCTCCAGCCCAGACTACAGAAATTCTCCTCCAGCGTTAGCAGCGTAACTGTTCTTCACGTCTGCGGAAACGTAAACCCAATCCTCAGCTACATGGCAGACTGCGGTTTTGAAGGTCTCAGCGTTGAAGAAAAGATCGGCAGCGTAAAGAAGGCAAAGGAAGTCATCGGAACCAGAGCAAGGTTAATAGGAAACATTTCCAGTCCCTTCACCCTGCTACCCGGACCTGTTGACAAGATCAAAGCCGAATCCAAGCAGGCTCTTGCAGACGGTGTAGATGTACTCGCCCCGGGCTGTGGTATTGCACCCATGACCCCTCTCGAGAACATCAAAGCCATGGTCGAAGCAAGAAACGAATTCTACGCCTGA
- a CDS encoding methylamine methyltransferase corrinoid protein reductive activase has protein sequence MRTGVAIDLGTSGFRAQKIDLESGEIKKTVITLRNPLPGANVMDHLDFAIHYGLDKAHGLSATAVKNILTELGVEPEEMEKFSICGNPIQLSIFQGIPIEDLAYAGERKKQKYHIEEQNRDSRVVPLAEIVGFEDFKNCKLFVPPAIKHEVGADALALIVKAGMVESDEVAIATDYGTNAEMALKSNGIIYTGSAAAGPALEGQEIEYGSIASPHTICDVEFEGENLRCYVLDRDMKTTMGDLVNPKTGEVVEKGEVTAKGITGTGVIALIEAGMRNKLIVLPKIQTPEKIIYLQNGIKFTEKDLIAAGRAIGALRAGHITLCAAAGIEMEDLKVAHMSGAAGTYMDAAKAHQVGMIPYNANYVSQIGNTSLTVAREILLSEDRLWELQAIAKEIVGTHVMFATSEAFKEAYLLELAYWNEGMAFKMLQKFLKKKKLPMISEPSTILKIDRQVERDIPELGEEGLEVLEKVGTYLTMVIEDCQGCKKCVKVCPNGALRTEDSGLVKIRTDLCDGANCQRCLHACPDDRFKWENLTVAGL, from the coding sequence ATGAGAACAGGAGTTGCAATTGACCTGGGCACAAGCGGATTCAGGGCCCAGAAAATTGACCTGGAAAGCGGCGAGATTAAGAAAACCGTGATAACTCTCCGGAACCCTCTGCCGGGAGCAAATGTAATGGACCACCTTGACTTCGCAATCCACTACGGACTTGACAAAGCTCATGGACTCTCAGCAACAGCGGTCAAAAATATCCTTACGGAACTCGGAGTAGAGCCCGAAGAGATGGAGAAGTTCTCAATTTGCGGAAACCCTATCCAGCTTTCTATCTTCCAGGGAATTCCTATCGAAGACCTGGCATACGCAGGCGAGCGTAAGAAGCAGAAGTATCACATTGAAGAACAGAACAGAGATTCCAGGGTAGTCCCTCTTGCTGAAATTGTGGGATTTGAAGATTTTAAGAACTGCAAATTGTTTGTGCCTCCTGCCATTAAACACGAGGTCGGAGCCGACGCACTTGCCCTTATAGTTAAGGCAGGCATGGTTGAGAGCGATGAAGTCGCAATCGCTACGGACTACGGGACAAACGCCGAAATGGCCCTGAAATCAAACGGGATTATTTACACCGGATCGGCTGCTGCCGGACCTGCTCTCGAAGGACAGGAAATCGAATACGGATCCATTGCCTCCCCGCACACAATCTGTGACGTCGAATTTGAAGGAGAGAACCTGCGCTGTTATGTGCTCGACAGAGACATGAAAACAACCATGGGAGACCTTGTAAACCCTAAGACCGGAGAGGTTGTGGAAAAGGGAGAGGTCACTGCAAAAGGCATCACAGGGACAGGAGTTATTGCCCTAATCGAAGCCGGGATGAGGAACAAACTGATAGTTCTTCCGAAAATTCAGACCCCTGAAAAAATTATTTACCTCCAGAACGGGATAAAGTTCACCGAAAAAGACCTTATCGCTGCCGGAAGAGCCATAGGAGCCCTCCGGGCAGGGCACATTACGCTCTGTGCAGCTGCTGGCATTGAAATGGAAGACCTCAAGGTAGCCCATATGTCAGGAGCTGCCGGGACCTACATGGATGCTGCAAAAGCCCACCAGGTAGGAATGATCCCGTACAATGCTAATTATGTCTCCCAGATCGGAAACACCTCCCTGACCGTTGCCAGGGAAATCCTGCTTTCCGAAGACAGGCTCTGGGAACTGCAGGCAATTGCAAAGGAAATCGTGGGAACGCATGTGATGTTTGCAACCTCCGAAGCCTTTAAGGAAGCTTATCTGCTGGAACTTGCCTACTGGAACGAGGGTATGGCATTCAAGATGCTCCAGAAGTTCCTGAAAAAGAAAAAACTCCCGATGATCAGCGAACCTTCAACTATCCTGAAAATCGACCGCCAGGTCGAAAGGGATATTCCGGAACTTGGAGAAGAAGGACTTGAAGTGCTCGAAAAAGTCGGGACCTACCTTACCATGGTCATTGAGGATTGCCAGGGCTGCAAGAAATGTGTAAAGGTATGTCCTAACGGAGCTCTTAGAACGGAGGACAGCGGGCTTGTGAAAATAAGGACCGACCTCTGTGACGGAGCAAATTGCCAGCGCTGCCTGCATGCCTGCCCTGACGACAGATTCAAATGGGAAAACCTGACCGTTGCAGGACTCTGA
- a CDS encoding GTP-binding protein, with translation MDVIVVGGFLGSGKTTTVINMGKYLAEKGKKIAIIVNEIGEIGIDGDIIKKFGFDTKEITSGCICCTLKMGLRTTVDTLMKEYKPDILMIEPTGIAFPNSIKNEFKLMNLGEEVKVAPLVTLIDGSRFKHLMKEIKDFAMRQIIDAEILGINKVDLIDSLQIPILEVSVQQLNPTAKVVLLSGKDTGEKFENFIQLVLPGVKDIPNKTKKTEEETEPTQQDFENSNDTCGVDGSEENSSNVPYNHGDSFKHTVGSYSVEYSLKGGRDLSEETARIITTEIMNKIKEKALKLNPEFLGHIKLFLDNGSETVKQSITIYNEEPQEDLFKSNDGATPTFKVLSAVSKVEKEVLKNAVSSSVQETFEKMGIEIQQIKHSHDHEHHHGHDHHQGHDHHQGHDEEDEDCHHGQKHHREQHHHADEEEYHEEENDHEEHEHYGNDHHHKHDHIRKHGYGEQEHEHDVVHDCCCHECDHHKHYVHENYEPQKPHKLK, from the coding sequence ATGGACGTAATTGTTGTTGGTGGTTTCCTGGGAAGCGGGAAGACCACAACTGTCATTAATATGGGTAAATACCTGGCAGAAAAAGGAAAAAAAATTGCCATCATTGTGAATGAGATAGGAGAAATAGGGATTGATGGGGATATAATTAAGAAATTCGGATTTGATACCAAAGAGATCACAAGCGGATGTATATGCTGTACCCTGAAAATGGGGTTGAGAACAACAGTCGATACTCTCATGAAAGAGTATAAGCCCGATATCCTGATGATCGAACCTACAGGTATTGCTTTTCCAAACTCCATTAAAAACGAATTCAAGCTAATGAACCTAGGTGAAGAAGTTAAAGTTGCTCCCCTGGTAACTCTGATCGACGGCAGCCGCTTCAAACACCTGATGAAAGAAATAAAGGATTTCGCCATGAGGCAAATCATAGACGCTGAGATTCTGGGCATAAACAAGGTGGATCTTATAGACTCACTTCAGATCCCCATTCTTGAAGTTTCAGTCCAGCAACTTAACCCAACAGCCAAGGTAGTCTTACTTTCAGGAAAAGACACCGGAGAAAAGTTTGAAAACTTCATACAACTGGTTCTTCCAGGAGTAAAGGATATTCCAAATAAAACCAAAAAGACAGAGGAAGAGACCGAACCCACACAACAGGATTTTGAAAACTCAAACGACACCTGTGGAGTTGATGGTTCTGAAGAGAACTCCTCAAATGTTCCATATAATCATGGCGATTCTTTCAAGCATACCGTTGGCAGTTATTCTGTAGAGTATTCCTTAAAAGGCGGCAGAGACCTTAGCGAGGAAACTGCAAGAATCATTACAACTGAAATAATGAATAAAATAAAAGAAAAGGCCCTTAAACTTAATCCGGAATTTTTGGGGCATATTAAGCTCTTCCTCGATAACGGATCAGAAACAGTGAAACAGAGCATTACAATATATAACGAAGAGCCGCAAGAAGATCTTTTCAAATCGAATGATGGAGCTACCCCGACATTTAAAGTTCTTTCTGCGGTTTCAAAAGTCGAAAAAGAAGTTCTTAAAAATGCAGTAAGCAGTTCAGTGCAAGAAACATTTGAAAAAATGGGAATAGAGATTCAGCAGATCAAACACAGCCATGATCATGAACATCACCATGGACACGATCATCACCAAGGACACGATCATCACCAAGGACATGATGAGGAAGATGAAGACTGTCATCATGGACAGAAACATCACCGTGAGCAGCATCACCACGCCGATGAGGAAGAATATCATGAAGAAGAAAATGACCACGAAGAACACGAGCACTACGGGAATGATCATCACCATAAACACGACCATATAAGGAAGCATGGTTATGGAGAACAAGAACATGAGCATGATGTAGTTCATGATTGTTGCTGCCACGAATGTGATCACCATAAGCATTATGTACACGAAAATTATGAGCCTCAAAAGCCTCATAAATTAAAATAA
- a CDS encoding GTP-binding protein: protein MDVIVVGGFLGSGKTTTIINMGKYLAEKGKKVAIIVNEIGEVGIDGDVINRFGFDTKEITSGCICCTLKVGLRTTMDLLTKEYKPDIVMIEPTGIAFPNVIRTEVELMNLGEEVKVAPLVTLIDGSRFKNLMKEVKEFAMRQIIDAEILGINKVDLIEPIRIPIIEASVQQLNPKAKVVLLSGKDTGERFENFMQLVLPEIKENQEKTQVTTQKEKPVPSEVQETEDSIKASGVGSYAAEFEIKDGGSLSTEAARNLTAELMNTIKEKVLKLNPEFVGHIKLFLDNGLETVKQSVTIYYEEPQEEIIKSKEGATPTFKILSAVSNVEKEALKDSVNSSVHETFEKKGMDVHKVENGHGHGHEHHGHEHHEHEQHEHVQRITGIKSRKE, encoded by the coding sequence GTGGACGTCATTGTTGTTGGAGGTTTCCTGGGAAGCGGGAAGACAACCACCATTATCAATATGGGTAAGTACCTGGCAGAAAAAGGAAAAAAAGTTGCCATTATTGTAAATGAGATAGGCGAAGTAGGGATTGACGGGGACGTGATCAATAGGTTCGGGTTCGATACCAAGGAGATTACAAGCGGATGCATCTGCTGTACCCTGAAAGTCGGGCTGAGGACAACAATGGACCTTCTGACAAAAGAATACAAGCCCGATATCGTGATGATCGAACCCACAGGAATTGCGTTCCCGAACGTTATCAGGACTGAAGTCGAACTTATGAATCTTGGAGAAGAGGTAAAAGTTGCCCCCCTTGTGACCCTGATCGACGGCAGCCGCTTCAAGAATCTGATGAAAGAGGTAAAAGAATTTGCCATGAGGCAGATTATTGATGCCGAAATTCTGGGGATAAACAAGGTGGACCTGATAGAACCTATCCGGATCCCGATCATTGAGGCTTCGGTGCAGCAGCTGAACCCCAAAGCCAAGGTGGTTTTGCTTTCAGGAAAGGATACGGGAGAAAGGTTTGAGAATTTCATGCAGCTTGTTCTTCCTGAGATCAAAGAAAATCAGGAAAAAACTCAGGTAACCACCCAGAAAGAAAAACCCGTACCTTCTGAAGTTCAGGAAACCGAGGATTCCATCAAAGCTTCCGGGGTTGGCAGCTATGCTGCAGAGTTTGAAATTAAGGATGGAGGCAGCCTGAGCACGGAAGCCGCCAGGAACCTTACTGCGGAATTAATGAACACAATAAAAGAAAAAGTTCTGAAGCTGAACCCCGAATTTGTAGGACATATCAAACTCTTCCTGGACAACGGGCTGGAAACCGTAAAACAGAGTGTTACTATCTATTACGAAGAACCCCAGGAAGAGATAATTAAATCAAAAGAAGGTGCTACCCCGACATTCAAAATCCTCTCCGCTGTTTCAAACGTTGAGAAGGAAGCTCTGAAAGATTCTGTGAACAGTTCGGTACACGAAACCTTTGAGAAAAAGGGAATGGATGTACATAAAGTCGAAAATGGACATGGTCACGGACATGAGCATCACGGACATGAGCATCACGAACATGAACAGCATGAACATGTACAGAGAATCACGGGAATTAAAAGCAGAAAAGAGTAA